A window of Bacteroidales bacterium genomic DNA:
TTATTGATTCCTGAACTTCCACACTCACAAACTCCACTTTATAACCGAATTCTTCAGCAACTATTGTCAATGTCTCAGCATCGAGCCGCTGATTTATGGAAACAAACATTCCTAAATGCATGCAGTTTGAAATGATTTCGGTAACGGGAACATTCATCATTGTTGCCAGTTCATTGGCAGTTACGAACTCGGTAACTTTAATGATTTTCTTTTCGATTTCCTGTTTTTCCTGTTCTTCAATATTTTTTTGACTTACTTCTTCACGTTTTATTCTTCTGTATTTTGAAGTTTTTGATTTTCCGGTACCACTTAATTTTGCAAGAGTTTCTTTTATTTGTTTTTGAATTTCCTCTGCGGTTGGTTCAACTCTTACTATTTGTTTTTTTCTCTTGTCTTTAAAATTATAGGTACTTTCCTTATGATGTTTTTCCCTTTTTTCCTGAGTTCCGGCCAAATCAACTTCTTTATGTTTCTTCCATTCTTTTTTTATTCTTTTTCTTTTTTTCCTTTTTGAAGGGTCAAAAGGATGAGAGGGAGATGAGCCTGCAAGCTTTTTTTGTTCTTCGGTTTTTTCAACAGGCAACTCAATTTTTCCAAGTATTGTGGGACCTTCAAGTTTTTTTATTTCTGTTTTATAAAGTATATCCTCCACTTTTTCTTCAATCTCGGGGATAATCTCAATCTCAGTTGGAGTTATTGTTTCTTTATTTTCAACTTCTATTGGAACTTCTGCCGTTTGCCCGTTTTCATGAATTGTGGGTTCTTCCTCTTTCTTCTTTTTATCTGATTTTTTTTCTTTTTCTTTTGTTCCTCTTTTTTCTTTTTTTAATTCTATCTTTCCTACAATTTTTAAATTTATTTCGTCAATTTCCTTATCCTCGTATTTGGAAATTTCTTTTGGTTTTTCCTTTTTTTCTTTGCTTTTTGTTTCTGTATCTTCTTTGGATTTTGTAACAGTTTCTGTTTTGCTGTCTTCTTTTGCGGAAGTTTGTTGCGTTGATTTTATAAGTAACTCTTTTGATTCAATTTCATTGTTAACGGAGGGGGCTTCAATTTTGTTGTCATCAATAGTAATGGTCTCTTTTCTTGCAGTTCCTATAGATATAAGTTTTGACTTTTCTTTAACGGATTTTTCGGATTGAAATTCTGCAAGCAGAATCTCATAAGTTTTCTCATCAATTTTTGCATTGGGATTGTTATCAACCTTATGCCCTTTTCTTATAAGAAATTCAACAATAGTATGCATTCCAATATTTAACTCTCTTGCAACTTTACCAAGCCGTTTAACTTGTATATTCTCTTCGGTCATATAAAATTTATTGTTACTTGTTTTTTAATTTATATTATCACTGCAATTCAGCATCAAATAATAATTATACAAATGTATTACTTTTATTTTATAAAAAAGTTTATTAACCTATTCGAATTCTTCTTTTAAAATTTTAACAACTTCCTTGATAGTTCCTTCTTCAAGGTCGGTGCGTTTTACAAGGTCATCCACGCTCATTTCCAAAACACTTTTTGCAGTGTCGCAACCAATGGCTTTCAATTCGTCAATTATCCATTCGTCAATTTCGTCACTGAATTCATTAAGGTCAACATCTTCAACATCGGGTTCAGAATCTCTGTAAACATCAATTTCGTATCCTGTAAGTTTTCCTGCTAACTTTATATTAAACCCTCCTTTGCCAATGGCGAGTGAAACCTGATCGGGTTTTAAGAAAACTTCAGCTTTTTTATTTTCTTCATCAATTTTTACCGATATGATTTTCGCAGGACTCAATGCTCTTGTAATAAACAATGTTAAATTGTTTGTGTAATTAATTACGTCAATATTTTCATTACGCAATTCACGTACAATTCCGTGAATTCTTGAACCTTTCATTCCAACACATGCACCTACAGGGTCAATTCTGTCGTCATAAGATTCTACTGCTACTTTTGCTCTTTCGCCCGGCACCCGTACTATTTTTTTGATTGTTATTAAACCATCAAACACTTCGGGAACTTCCGATTCAAACAATCTCTCAAGAAAAGCAGAAGATGTGCGAGAAAGAATGATTTGGGGATTATTGTTTTTCATATCCACTTTTAAAACAACCGCTCTTATTGTATCTCCTTTTCGGTAAAAATCAGTTGGTATTTGTTCCGATTTGGGAAGTATAAGTTCATTTCCTTCATCGTCAATAATCATAATTTCTTTTTTCCATACCTGATATACTTCGCCGGTGATAATTTCTCCGACTCTGTCTTTATATTTTTTATAAATGGAATCTTTTTCGAGTTCCAGAACTCTCGAAGCAAGGTGCTGACGTAATGAAAGAATAGCTCTTCTTCCGAACTGATTCATGTCAATTATTTCGGAAACTTCTTCACCGATTTCAAAATCGGGTTCGATTTTTATTGCATCGGAATAAGCAATTTCTGTATTAGGGTCTTGTAAAGCACTGTCTTCAACAATTGTTCTTGAATGCCATACTTCAAGGTCGCCTTTATCTATATTCACAACAATATCGAAATTGTCGGTTGAACCGTATTTCTTTTGAATCATGTTTTTCAGAGTATCTTCAAGAATACGCATCATTGTAACACGGTCGATGTTTTTTATATCTTTAAATTCTGCAAATGATTCAACTAAATTCAGATTTTCCATTTTATTTTAATTTAAAATTTTATAAATGATTTGGTTTCTTTAATGAGTTTATATGGTATATTTTGAGTTTCGGTACTAAATTTATTTTTGGCTTGCTTTTTCATAACCTGAATTTCAATGCCGTTTTCATCGGCTTTTAATAATTTTCCTGTTCGTTTAATTCCATCATAACCAACAACACTGACATCTTTATTAATATTTTTCAAATACTGCCTGAAAACTTTAAACGGCTGGTTCAAACCCGGTGATGAAACTTCAAGTTCAAAATCTTCATTATCTCTGTTAAGTTTTGTTTCAATAAATCTGCTTATTTCAGCACATTCGCCAATGGTTATATTTTGAACACTGTCGAGTGAAATTAAAATTTTATTGTTTGATGAAATCTTAACATCCACAATGAATTTATCACTTTCTTTTATTTTTTCTTCAATAATATTTTTAACATTTTCGATGCTGAGCATAAAATTTTGTTTAAAACAAGAGGGGACTTTCCGTCCCCTCATTTTATATCTTTGCCTTTAAGAAATGCAAATGTAAGAATAAAAATTAATATTATCAAAATTTTAATTAAATTTGTTTTAATGATTAATGAAAAACTTATGGCTTTAATAAAATCAATAAAAGGGAATACGCCTAAAATAGGAAACAACTGTTTTCTTGCCGATAATGCAACTTTAATCGGAGAAGTTGAAATAGGTGATAATTGCAGTGTTTGGTTTAATACGGTTGTGAGAGGCGATGTGCATTCCATAAAAATAGGAAACAATGTGAATGTTCAGGATGGCGCTGTAATTCACTGCACATATAAAAAGGCATCTGTGAATATCGGTAATAATGTTACAATTGCACATAATGCAATAATTCACGGCTGTACTATTAAGGATAACGTTCTCATAGGTATGGGCGCCATAATAATGGATGGAGCGGTTGTGGAAAGTAATTGCGTTGTTGCTGCCGGTTCGGTTGTTCTAGAAAATACAACTATTGAATCGGGAAGCGTTTATGCCGGTGTTCCTGCAAAAAAAATAAAATCAATAAGTAAAGATTTAATGGAAGGGCAAATAGAACGCATTGCAAAAAGTTATGCAATGTATGCAAGCTGGTATGATAAATGAGAGATTGAAAAAGTTTGTTATTTGCAGTTAGAAGAAAATAACTTTAGGTTTATGAATACAAATTAAAAAATATCGAACATCGAATAATGAATATCGAATGTCGAAGTTTTTACCGATGACTATTGACTTTGAACTGAAAACAGGAAACCGAAAACTATAAACTTATTTTATAAGTCCTAATTTTTTCTTCACCAGAGTTGTAATATCATCGCTTTTGTCGCTATATAATACTGCGCCTACCGATTGACTTGCATCAAAAACATAAGTGTATCCGTTTTCTTTAGCAACATCTTCGATTGCTTTTTTTGCTTTATCAATAATAGGAGATAAATATTCATTTTGCTTTTTCTGAAGCTCTTCCTGTGAATTTTGCTGGAATTCCTGAATTCGCGATTGAAGTTCGCTTAATTCTTTTTGTTTAGTTTGTTTAATCAAATCAGTATATTCTTTTTCTTTGCTCATGTATTCGGTATATTTTGTCTGCAATTCGGCTTCCATGGCTTTTAACTGTGTGTCAAGGGTTTTAGCAAGAGTTTCAATTTTTGTTTTAATCGAATCTCTTTGTGGCATTGCTTGTAACAATTCTTCTGAATTGATATGACCTATTTTTTGCTTTGTTTGTGCCGATATGTTAGCAGCAGAAAATAATAAAATCAAAATACCGGCTGCAATTAATTTTCTCATTTTTATTTTTTTTAAGTTATTAATAATTATTTTTTTGTTTATTTCCTTCTTTATTAGTATTGAATGTTCCGGGTTTGTATCCAAATTTTTCCAAAACCTGGTCGCTTAAATCGAGTCGGGGATTTGAATATAACATTATTAAATCACCTGATTTATCAAAAATAACCATATAGTTTCCGGTCGTTGCTATTTCATTTATTGCATTGTAAACTTTATCCTGTATGGGTTTAATAAGTTCCTGTCGTTTTTTAAACAAATCACCGTTATTTCCGAATCTTTGTTTTTGGAGGTCTTTAGCTTCTTTTTCTTTTTTGATAATTTCTTCCTGACGTGATTTTTTTATTTCTTCCGGTAACAAAATCTGTTCGGCTTGAAAAGCTTTATAAAGTTTATCTATTTCGGCAAATTTAGCTTCAATTTCTTTTTGCCAATCAATGGATATTTGATCCAATTGGGCTTGCGCTGCATTGTATTCAGGCATATTTTCCAGAATGTACTTTGTATCAACATAAGCAAACTTCTGGCTGAAAGTTGACATGGTTGAAAAAACCACTAATGCTAATATTAAAAGTATTTTTTTCATTTTTAAAGTCCCCAAAATTAGTAATAAAAAATTAATAACAAATTATTTATTTTACAATAACGCAAAATTCATGCAAATTTATATAAAATCTTAAATATTTATATTTTCATAAAATAAAAAAAACAGCAATAATTGAATATTGCTGCCTTTTAATATACTTAAAATTGCTAAATGGTTGAATTGTTAAATTGTTGTTTCTATCTTTTTTATGTATTGTTTACTTATAGAAATTTATCAATTAAACAATTTTGTTTCAGCAAAAAGTTAAATTTTTAACCGTTTGCAGTATTAAATAAAGATTTAATTTATTTTCCTAATTCCTTTATTGCTTCTGCGATAGTAATTCTTACACCATCTTTATAAGGTGTAACAAATGAACCAACATCAATTTTCTTTTTAAATTCATCATTAAATTGCTTTGCCTGTTCATAACTATCGAATGAGCCAATAGCGTATTTGTATTTATCTTGCTGTAAACTTATGAAAACTTCATCAAGAATATTATAATTGAAAAGGAAATAACTTCGGCTAACTTTATACGATGATGAGCATATCTGAATTCTGTAAACTATTCCTTTTTGTGATTCTGAAATTTCTGTAACTAAAGGTGCTTTTTGCCTTATAACCCCTTCAGTATTTTCTCTTATTTCATTTTTTATAACGATGTATTTTGATTTAAGTTCAAAAACATTATCATCATAATAATTATTTTCTATTGCAGGTGGATGTTTTTTATATGATGAGTAAGTAACATTTTCTCCTATACCTGTTGGATATAATACAAGCACATCATTTTGGGTGTTGTCAATGTTATATCTTCCGCTTGCAATTAGAGAATCCCTTATATACATTTGATATAGCAATGAATCTGTAAGAGTAACTCCATTTTCATCAACTATAGCTTCTTTTGGTGTATTTGGTTCTTTATCCAAATAATCAGGAACGCCATCTCCATCTTCGTCAAGAGGACATCCTTTTTCATCAACTTTTACTCCTTGGGGTGTTTCGGGACATAAGTCATTAATATCTTTCACACCATCTCCGTCGCTGTCAATAATATCTAATCCGGTAAAATCAACATTTGCATAATATTTATCTTCAATTTCTCTGATTGATTTACCACTCAGGTTATACTGCAACGAAATACCTGAAAACATAAATCCGTCTTTATGATTGCCTGCTGCGTAACCGTCAATGTAATCACTGTTTGCATGGTAATAAGCCATTGTAAAATTAACTTCAACCTTATCTGATAATTTGTACTTTAATCCCCATCCCATTTGTAATGTCAAACAAATTTTGCTGAATGAATTTTCATTGTCTAATTTAGTTTCGTATTTGTAATCTCTTTTTATTATGTTTCCTGTTTGAGGATTACTTTCGTCATATTCCATGTCTCTTATTGAACCATCAGGCCAGTTAAAATATAATTTTCCGTTTGCGTCTTTAATGTCAGTGTATGGATTAAAAGTAAGAAAACCAATTCCTGCAAAAACAAATGGTGCAAATTTTGATTTTTTATTAATTATAATGTCATTATCAAGGTGAATGTATGCATTTGCATTTATTCCGAATGTATTTGTTTCAAAATTCAGGCTTCTGCCGCCTTTTCTTTTTTCACTGTCTGATAATTTGCC
This region includes:
- the nusA gene encoding transcription termination factor NusA, with the protein product MENLNLVESFAEFKDIKNIDRVTMMRILEDTLKNMIQKKYGSTDNFDIVVNIDKGDLEVWHSRTIVEDSALQDPNTEIAYSDAIKIEPDFEIGEEVSEIIDMNQFGRRAILSLRQHLASRVLELEKDSIYKKYKDRVGEIITGEVYQVWKKEIMIIDDEGNELILPKSEQIPTDFYRKGDTIRAVVLKVDMKNNNPQIILSRTSSAFLERLFESEVPEVFDGLITIKKIVRVPGERAKVAVESYDDRIDPVGACVGMKGSRIHGIVRELRNENIDVINYTNNLTLFITRALSPAKIISVKIDEENKKAEVFLKPDQVSLAIGKGGFNIKLAGKLTGYEIDVYRDSEPDVEDVDLNEFSDEIDEWIIDELKAIGCDTAKSVLEMSVDDLVKRTDLEEGTIKEVVKILKEEFE
- the rimP gene encoding ribosome assembly cofactor RimP, whose translation is MLSIENVKNIIEEKIKESDKFIVDVKISSNNKILISLDSVQNITIGECAEISRFIETKLNRDNEDFELEVSSPGLNQPFKVFRQYLKNINKDVSVVGYDGIKRTGKLLKADENGIEIQVMKKQAKNKFSTETQNIPYKLIKETKSFIKF
- a CDS encoding gamma carbonic anhydrase family protein, which translates into the protein MALIKSIKGNTPKIGNNCFLADNATLIGEVEIGDNCSVWFNTVVRGDVHSIKIGNNVNVQDGAVIHCTYKKASVNIGNNVTIAHNAIIHGCTIKDNVLIGMGAIIMDGAVVESNCVVAAGSVVLENTTIESGSVYAGVPAKKIKSISKDLMEGQIERIAKSYAMYASWYDK
- a CDS encoding OmpH family outer membrane protein, coding for MRKLIAAGILILLFSAANISAQTKQKIGHINSEELLQAMPQRDSIKTKIETLAKTLDTQLKAMEAELQTKYTEYMSKEKEYTDLIKQTKQKELSELQSRIQEFQQNSQEELQKKQNEYLSPIIDKAKKAIEDVAKENGYTYVFDASQSVGAVLYSDKSDDITTLVKKKLGLIK
- a CDS encoding OmpH family outer membrane protein, producing the protein MKKILLILALVVFSTMSTFSQKFAYVDTKYILENMPEYNAAQAQLDQISIDWQKEIEAKFAEIDKLYKAFQAEQILLPEEIKKSRQEEIIKKEKEAKDLQKQRFGNNGDLFKKRQELIKPIQDKVYNAINEIATTGNYMVIFDKSGDLIMLYSNPRLDLSDQVLEKFGYKPGTFNTNKEGNKQKNNY
- a CDS encoding thrombospondin type 3 repeat-containing protein, with translation MSKIIFFNKKYLLLFFSILIIKYSFAQKSESDTLKIKKDTINKEKEGDSYDIYKLPSVGFGPYIASFYGDLGEKKQGVSINSNFRKGINLFVEKRFNVVGIALNLIDGKLSDSEKRKGGRSLNFETNTFGINANAYIHLDNDIIINKKSKFAPFVFAGIGFLTFNPYTDIKDANGKLYFNWPDGSIRDMEYDESNPQTGNIIKRDYKYETKLDNENSFSKICLTLQMGWGLKYKLSDKVEVNFTMAYYHANSDYIDGYAAGNHKDGFMFSGISLQYNLSGKSIREIEDKYYANVDFTGLDIIDSDGDGVKDINDLCPETPQGVKVDEKGCPLDEDGDGVPDYLDKEPNTPKEAIVDENGVTLTDSLLYQMYIRDSLIASGRYNIDNTQNDVLVLYPTGIGENVTYSSYKKHPPAIENNYYDDNVFELKSKYIVIKNEIRENTEGVIRQKAPLVTEISESQKGIVYRIQICSSSYKVSRSYFLFNYNILDEVFISLQQDKYKYAIGSFDSYEQAKQFNDEFKKKIDVGSFVTPYKDGVRITIAEAIKELGK